In Pseudonocardia sp. EC080619-01, the following proteins share a genomic window:
- a CDS encoding FAD-binding oxidoreductase — protein MDVDVVVGAGVIGASVALELARCGRDVVVVDKAGGVGHGSTSSSSAVVRFNFSTRAGVATAWESQHCWQHWGEHLGCDVGELVRFERCGLAMLDVELAPRAAYVNLFDEIGVAYEEWDSTTLRSRIPGIDAGRHWPPKPINDERFWDDPTDQLGAVYTPDAGYIADPQLATQNLATAATHHGAQFRLRTAVVGIDTADRRVTGVRLDDGSTIACRTVVNAAGPWSGALNRLAGVGSDFTIGLRPLRQEVAYATAPAGFSPPGSPGISIADMDLGTYLRGELGGGLLIGGTEPECDPLHWLDDPDQAHPHPTAAVFDAQVTRAARRLTELAVPSRPRGVVGVYDVTDDWTPIYDRTELDGFYVAIGTSGNQFKNAPLAGKFLTTIIEHVEDGHDHDARPVQFVGRHTGHTIDLGAFSRRRKLNTGTSGTVMG, from the coding sequence ATGGACGTGGATGTCGTCGTCGGAGCCGGTGTGATCGGAGCGTCGGTCGCGCTCGAACTCGCCCGTTGCGGCCGGGACGTGGTCGTCGTCGACAAGGCGGGCGGTGTGGGGCACGGCTCGACGAGCTCGTCGAGTGCGGTGGTGCGATTCAACTTCTCCACCCGGGCCGGTGTCGCGACGGCCTGGGAGTCCCAGCACTGCTGGCAGCACTGGGGCGAGCACCTCGGCTGTGACGTCGGTGAACTGGTTCGCTTCGAGCGCTGCGGGCTCGCCATGCTCGACGTAGAGCTGGCCCCCCGCGCGGCATACGTCAACCTGTTCGACGAGATCGGCGTGGCCTACGAAGAGTGGGACAGCACCACCCTGCGCAGCCGGATCCCGGGCATCGACGCCGGCCGCCACTGGCCACCCAAGCCCATCAACGACGAACGATTCTGGGACGACCCCACCGACCAGCTGGGCGCGGTCTACACACCGGATGCCGGATACATCGCCGACCCCCAGCTCGCCACCCAGAACCTGGCCACCGCCGCGACCCACCACGGCGCGCAGTTCCGCCTGCGCACCGCCGTGGTCGGCATCGACACCGCCGACCGACGCGTCACCGGCGTCCGACTCGACGACGGCAGCACCATCGCGTGCCGCACCGTGGTCAACGCCGCCGGACCGTGGTCGGGCGCGCTCAACCGGCTGGCCGGGGTCGGCTCGGACTTCACGATCGGCCTCCGCCCGTTGCGTCAGGAGGTCGCCTACGCGACCGCACCGGCCGGCTTCTCCCCACCCGGCTCACCCGGCATCAGCATCGCCGACATGGATCTCGGCACCTACCTGCGCGGCGAGCTCGGAGGTGGACTGCTGATCGGGGGTACCGAACCCGAATGTGACCCCCTGCACTGGCTCGACGATCCCGACCAGGCACACCCCCACCCCACAGCGGCGGTGTTCGACGCGCAGGTGACCCGGGCCGCCAGACGGCTCACCGAGCTGGCTGTCCCGAGCCGGCCCCGCGGCGTGGTGGGCGTCTACGACGTCACCGACGACTGGACCCCGATCTACGACCGCACCGAGCTGGACGGGTTCTACGTCGCGATCGGCACCAGCGGCAACCAGTTCAAGAACGCCCCACTGGCCGGGAAGTTCCTCACCACCATCATCGAGCACGTCGAGGACGGACACGACCACGACGCACGCCCCGTGCAGTTCGTGGGCCGGCACACCGGACACACCATCGACCTGGGCGCCTTCTCCCGGCGCCGCAAGCTCAACACCGGGACCTCCGGAACCGTCATGGGCTAA
- a CDS encoding helix-turn-helix domain-containing protein, producing the protein MADDGLQEIVDELAQRLQRSVAIDDPAIRLLAASRHFGDEDAVRVTSVLNRSVSPDLTEEVLGHGIATWTRPGQVVIPAEDTLPRLCAPVRCNGLLLGYLWLIDTAGTLAPDEITLTEDAAARAGVVLYRRLILHERSRARHEAILRELVSSDRAARVQAAEDLRAENLFPDRHTSFLVLGVQVEGGDDASAVALESAVEEGVRAGDDVALTVANRSRAWILYAARRGDVPVSALSNRVLARFRSLAGDGARVVLGVGSTVEDLGSVVESHRHAFLAARAALLVPSVGTVARWGELGPYEVLLRLPVDDLLLASQVPALAALERHDPHGVLMETLEAYVDHAGDVRRTAELLCVHRATLYHRLKRIETHTGYRLGRGDDWLTLHLGVKLRALAAAYRRQS; encoded by the coding sequence CGCCTGCTGGCGGCGAGCCGGCACTTCGGGGACGAGGACGCGGTGCGGGTGACTTCGGTGCTCAACCGGTCGGTGAGCCCTGATCTCACCGAGGAGGTGCTCGGCCACGGCATCGCGACCTGGACGCGGCCGGGGCAGGTGGTCATCCCGGCCGAGGACACGCTTCCCAGGCTGTGCGCTCCGGTGCGCTGCAACGGCTTGTTGCTGGGCTATCTGTGGCTGATCGACACCGCCGGCACGCTCGCACCGGACGAGATCACGCTGACCGAGGACGCCGCGGCCAGGGCGGGGGTAGTGCTCTACCGGCGGCTGATCCTGCACGAGCGCTCCCGGGCCCGCCATGAGGCGATCCTGCGTGAGCTGGTCTCCTCCGACCGGGCGGCGCGGGTCCAGGCCGCCGAGGACCTGCGTGCCGAGAACCTGTTCCCTGATCGCCATACGTCGTTCCTCGTCCTGGGTGTCCAGGTCGAGGGCGGCGACGACGCGTCGGCCGTGGCGCTCGAGTCCGCCGTCGAGGAGGGCGTTCGCGCCGGCGATGATGTCGCCCTCACGGTGGCGAATCGTTCGCGGGCCTGGATCCTCTACGCCGCACGCCGGGGCGATGTGCCGGTCAGCGCTCTGAGCAACCGGGTGCTGGCCCGGTTCCGGTCCTTGGCCGGTGACGGGGCACGGGTGGTGCTCGGTGTCGGCTCCACGGTCGAGGACCTCGGGTCTGTGGTGGAGTCGCATCGCCACGCGTTCCTGGCTGCCCGCGCCGCCCTGCTCGTGCCCTCGGTCGGCACGGTGGCCCGATGGGGTGAGCTGGGCCCCTACGAGGTCCTGCTCAGGCTCCCGGTCGACGATCTTCTGCTCGCCTCTCAAGTCCCCGCCCTGGCCGCGCTGGAACGCCACGACCCGCACGGCGTGCTGATGGAGACGCTCGAGGCGTACGTCGACCACGCGGGCGACGTCCGGCGCACCGCCGAGCTGCTGTGCGTGCACCGCGCGACGCTGTATCACCGCCTCAAGCGCATCGAGACCCACACCGGCTACCGGCTGGGTCGCGGGGACGACTGGCTGACCCTGCACCTGGGGGTGAAGCTGCGCGCTCTGGCCGCGGCATACCGGCGCCAGAGCTGA